Genomic DNA from Cuculus canorus isolate bCucCan1 chromosome 29, bCucCan1.pri, whole genome shotgun sequence:
GCCCACCCGTAAGGGCACTCCACAGTTCACCTGAGGGCGCCCCATTGCCCACCCAAGGGCATCCCATTGCCCACTCAAAGGAGCCCCATTGCCCACCCAACGGTGCCCCATTGCCCACTCAAGGGCGCCCCATTGCCTACTCAAGGGCGCCCCATTGCCCACCCAAGGGCGCCCCATTGCCCACCCAAGGGCATCCCATTGCCCACTCAAAGGAGCCCCATTGCCCACCCAAGGGTGCCCCATTGCCCACTCAAGGGCGCCCCATTGCCTACTCAAGGGCGCCCCATTGCCCACCCAAGGGCGCCCCATTGCCCACCCAAGGGTGCCCCATTGCCCACCCAAGGGCATCCCATTGCCCACTCAAGGGTATCCCATGGCCACCCAAGGGCATCCCGTAGCCACCCAAAAGGGCACCCCGTGGCCCATGCAAGAGCACCCCATTGCCCGCTCAAGGACACCCCATTTCACACCCGAAAGGACAGCCCATAGCCCACCTAAGGGCACCCCATTTCCCACCCTAAAGGACACCCCATGGCCCACCTGAGGTGACCTCACTGCCCATCAAGAACATCCCATTGCCCACCCAAGGTCACCCCACGGCCCTGCCGTCACTCACCAGCTGCATGAGCAGGGAGATGGAGTCGCGATTCCTGGCCCTCAACTTGTCCGTCTCCTggcccagctgcaggaggctgaCGGATGCCAGCTGAGGGACACATCTGGATCAGTCTTGGGGACAGTGCTGACCCCAGAAGGGTGCCCACCCTCGCCAGGCACAGCCGTGGCCCCGAGCTGCTCTCACCAGCAGGAACTCCTTGAGATGGGTCTCAATGTTCTTGTTGTGGACGGTGAAGAGGGCAGCTGAGACATGGATGATGGCTTTGGCCAGGCAGTGGATGTTGTTGTTGTagcctggggacagagggaggctggggacacagggaggttggggacagagggaggttggggacagagggaggttGGGATGGAAGGAGGTTGGGGACAGGGAGGTTGTGACACagggaggatggggacagagggagattGGGAACACAAGGAAGTTGGGGACACAAGGAGATTGGGGAGGACAgaggggggacacagggacagggcCGAGCCTCACCGTCCACCTCGGTGTTGTAGACAGACGCTGGGTCGGAGGCcagcaggggcagggacacGGCCACAAAGACCAGGAGCAGGCAGGCCaccttgtagtcctcctctggagaAGGGCCATCtgccagggagggaggggacacTAAACGGGGGTCCAAGAGGGGACCTGGGATGTCGCAGGGAGGTGGCACGGGGAAAGCGAGTGGGGCTGCAGGTCCCTGGAAGAGTCATGGTTCAGGGACAGCCCCGGTGACCCAGCAGCCACCCCGGTACCTGTCTTGCTGCCGGCAAGGACATTGACCAGCGCAGGGTCAACCTCGCAGGGGATCCCGGCAGCTGAGGCCAGCTCGAAGATGCTCAAGGTGacctgtggggacagggacgCACAGGGTCAGGAGAGAGgttggggacacagggaggcTGGGGACACAAGGAGGCTGGAAATGGAGGAAGGTTGGGGACAAAGAGAGGTTGGGGACAGGAGAAGGTTTGGGAAAGAGGGAGGTTGGGAACACAAGGAAGTTGGGGACATGAGGAGATTGGGGAGGACAGAGGGAGGTTGGGGAAAGGGAGgttggggacagagggagattGGGAACACAAGGAGGTTGGGGAGGACACAGGGAGgttggggacagagggaggttGAGGACATGGAggctggggacagagggagattCGGAACGAAGGAAGGCTGGGGACAGAAGGAGGACCTTGCAATGCCACGCAATGCCACACGATGCCACACAACACCACGCAGCACCCATAGCACCACGTGGTGACACGCCATACAGGACAGCAGCCACCAGCCCCACCTGGGGACAGCACTGGAGGTGAcaccttgtccccatccccctctGTACCCACCTGGATGTCAGTGTCGGGGGTGACAACGTCCGTCAGGCACTCGATGGGACCCATCAGGAAGGGGCAGTGGTGGGAGAAGACCTGCAGAGAGAAGGTGGATGTTCAGGGGGGTCCTGGTGGCCCCTTGGGCTGTGGGACCTTGAGGGTGAGGGTCCCGCGGGGTGCTGGGCACCCACCTCCCGCAGACCCTGCTGAGCCATGGCACGGAAACTCAGGATCTCCCCGATGATGGTCATGCGCTTCAGGACATTTTCGGTCGCTGCAGGAGAAGAGAGGCCAGTGGGAACACACGTGTTCGTGCACAcgtatgtgtgtgcatgtgcaccAGCATGTGACAGCCCCATGGTTCCCCTCCgtgttcccagtgccccccagacTCACAGGTCAGCCGGGGTAGAAGAGCTGCCATCTGCTCGGGCTTGTAGGAGCTGGAACGCAGCTGGACCAGCGTGTCCATGTTCTCATTGACCAGTTTCTGTGGGAGACACGAGGCTGGTGGCACCAAGGACTTGGGCATCCCAGACCCTCTGCATCCCCTCCACACTGGCCAGCAAGCCCAAGGACCAGGCAGGGGAGGAATGGTCCCCAAGGTGGCCCTGCCTGTCCCATCACCATGCTCCAGAACCTGatcccagcagctcctccctgGTCCCAGCACTCCCATTCTGGTGCCAGCAGATCTTCCTTGTCCCAGCATTCCAACCCTCGTCCCAGTCTCCTGATGCCAACCCCATGCCAGCCACCAGCCCTACCTTCAGCTCGGTGACCTGGGAGCCCACGTGCCACATGAGGTTATCGCTCAGGAACTTCATGCCGTACGGCCCGATAAGCTCAGCCAGCGCCCGCATCtctgtggggaggggggacaaggatggggacatcGGCAGGGTTAGGGGgtgacaatcatagaatcatggaaagggttgggctgtaagggacctcaaagcccatccagtcccacccctgccatgggcagggacacctcccactggatcaggggctccaagccccatccaacctggccttgaacccctccagggatggggcagcccccactgctctgggcaccctgggccagggcctcctcaccctcacagcaaagaatttcttcctaaattctcatcccaatctcccctctttcagctcaaaaccgttccccctcatcctctccctgcactccctgatccagaggccCTCCtcggctttcctggagccccttttagtactggaagctgctctaaggtctctctggagccttcctttctcccaactctcacagcctggcctcatagctGAGGTTCTTCAgaccttggatcatctccgtggcctcctctggacttgctccaacagctccacatccttcttatgttggagattaCAGAACTGAACAGGTAATTTCCCTCACATGATCTCCATGTCCCTCACACGTCCTCGTGTCCCTCACCTGAGACATCGGAGAACTCGGCAGCGCTGAAGGGCGGCTCGCCCTCGCGGGGCACCGTGGTGAAAGCCTGCAGGGTAGGGGCCAGGACGATGGCCCCCATGCTGGCCTGGCGCAACAGGGCCTCCAGGTACCTGTGGCCACCAAGCTGCTGTGACCCATGGCACCACGATCTGTGGCATGGCagggcagggtcacctcccacatGGGAAGGAAGGCATCTATGTCAGCGTGAGACCCACCAGTTGGTGTAAATGGTGGTGAGCGTCTGCTCGCCGGCGGCGTCGCGGGGCTGCgtctgctgcaggaggacacTGCGGATGATGCGCGCCGTGTCCAAGCCCACGAACTGCCCCAACGACTGGATGAAGGTCACGTAGGCgctcagccccaccagcacctCCGAAGGCCGGGCCACCTCCTGTGTGGCTTGACTGTAGCCCGCCATGGCCACGATGGctctgtggggacaggatggggtTATCAAGGAGCTGTGGCCAAGTGTCCCCACCCTGGCAGTGCCCACAAGTGACCCTTGCCATGTCCCGTGTCCCCAGCGTGGGCCCTACTTGGTGAAGCGTGTCTCCAGGTAGCTGCTGAGATACTCGGCCGGCGTCACCGTGTGCTCGAAGACCATGAAGTTGGGCACGTGGTTGAGGCTCAGGGACAGCTCAGACAGCGTTAGATGCAGCTTGTCcatgctggggtggggggacaggTGCCACATCAGCCACAGCGTGGCCCCATGGGGACAACCCCACAGTCACACCGTGCTAACACATCACATCATAGagtcctggaatggtttgggttggaagggacctcaaagcccatccagtcccaccccctgccacaggcagggacacctcccactggatcaggggctccaagccccatccaacctggcctggaacccctccagggatggggcagcccccactgctctgggcaacctgggccagggcctctccaccctcattgtgaagaatttcttcctaagatctcatctcaatttcccctctttcagctcaaaaccctcCCCCTCATTTTATCCCTGATCAAggacccctccccagctttcctggaacccctttcagcactggaagattcccctccctctctgctggtCCCAgagctttggatgcagcccaggacacggttggtttctggacTGTCAGAGCACTTTGTGAGCTCTTGTGGAACGtctcctccaccagcaccccaagtccttctcctcagggctgctcccagtcACGTTGTCCCCCAGCCTGGATTGAAACCATGCATCTCCCACCCACCCTCACCAGGCCCAGGTGCTTCTCACTTGGTGGTCAGGGTCCGATCTTTCCTCTGGCTCTCAGCTCCTGGCTTGTTCCGCTCAGGTTCTGCCTTCTTGGACGTCTGCTTCAGGATCTTCTTGTTGCGGGCTTTGCTGACGGTGGAGGCGCAGTGCTTGGGCAGCAGCTGCCGGACACGGGCAATGTCACCACGAGCCGTGGCACTGAGGACAACCCAACCAGGGCCTCCAGGACCAGAGGCCACCATCCCTAAGGTTGAACTGCAGGCAAGGTCTGCCAGATCTTTCCCCTACAGCCTCTGCTCTCTCAGGGTTTCAGAGAACATGGAGGCCGTGGAGGTCCTGGACACTCTGGAGGCTGTGGAGATCCCAAGGAACAAATACACCACAGAGACCCCAGAGGTAGCAGATACCCCTAAGGCCATGGAGACCACGAAAGGTCATGGAGACCACAGAGGCCATGAAAACCCAAAGGCTACAGAGATCCTggagaccatagagaccccaaAGGCTACAGAGATCCTggagaccatagagaccccagAGGCTACAGAGATCCCAAAGGCCACGGAGATCCCAAAGGCCATGGAGATCCCAAAGGCCATGGAGATCTCAGAGGCCATAGAGAACTCAAAGGCCAAAGAGATCCAAAGGTGTTGGAGGCCTCAAAGGTCATGGAGTCCTCAGAGgccctggagaccccaaaagCCACAGAGATCCCAAAGGCCATGCAGACCTCAAAGGTCATGGAGACCTCAcagcccatagagacccataaagATCCTGAAAGTGATGGAGACCTCAAAGGTCATGGAGACCTCAGATGCCCTGGAGGTGCGACCTTCACCTGCTCACTGAGGTTGTGCTGCTCGGCGCAGGCATCCATCACGCAGGCGCTGGCCTGCCGGGCCATCTCCTCCAGGAACTTGTTGCACAGCCCCAACGCAACGGCCTTCAGATGCGGATGCTGTGGTGGGAAACCCATGGCACGTGGCCTGCAGTCACAGCCACCAGTTGCCCCTACCCAAGTGTTCCTGCCCTGGCCCCTCCATAATTGCCCCCCGTGTCctcctcccagggcagcaggaccCACCTCCTCCGGGCACATGGGGTGGACACAACGGGAGaagtggctgcagagcagggggaAGGCGATGCTGTAGCGAAGCATCGAGGGCTCCTCCAGCGTCACCACAAACATCTTCTCCAAGGGGCGAGGGTAGAAACTGCAGGggtgggggcagaggggcaggagaggggcagagagggcaggagaggggcaggaaggacaggagaggggcaggaagggcaggaaggaCAAGAGAGAGACAGGGAGGACAGGAGAGGGGATTTGTCTCTCTTGCGCCATGCATGCGTCGTCCCTGTCCCATGTCCACGCGTGTGTCACCTAGCCTTGGCCAACCTCCTCCCTGGGTG
This window encodes:
- the NCKAP1L gene encoding nck-associated protein 1-like isoform X2, which codes for MSLPSIYQHKLAEKLTILNERGRGVLVRIYNIKKTCSDPKTRPPFLSDKGMEASNKFINKKFPHLDVRSSTQHLGPVHKDKGDIVRALGSFYHTFLDLLEFRDHVYELLNTIDASQCFFDININYDFTKSYLDLVVTYVSLVLLLARTEDRRLLIGMYHCAHEMSHGSSDPSFARLGQMVLEYDHPLKKLMEEFGPHTKAVTSALLSLQFLFARRNQGAEQWRSDQLLSLLSTAGTMLSPASSDTMACEYLSLEVMERWILMGFLVCPGALSSSPQCLELWRLALQGSLHITLLRDETLQVHKVTEEMLSSLKGYGKRLADLKECKEHAVAHSGSLHRGRRVYLRGAVRELQALLEDQPGLLGPKALFVFMALSFCRDEVTWLVRHAEHVTKTKTPEDFSDNHVAELLFLMEQLRSLVRRRVWVLQRYHIQYLARFDALVLSEVIQNLSVCPEEESIILSSFVSSLSSLTVKEVDEKDQFDFTPLRLDWFRLQAYTSVAKASLPLCSNPDVGRIMNLIVFHTKLLDSLEELLAEASDLSDLCFYPRPLEKMFVVTLEEPSMLRYSIAFPLLCSHFSRCVHPMCPEEHPHLKAVALGLCNKFLEEMARQASACVMDACAEQHNLSEQLLPKHCASTVSKARNKKILKQTSKKAEPERNKPGAESQRKDRTLTTNMDKLHLTLSELSLSLNHVPNFMVFEHTVTPAEYLSSYLETRFTKAIVAMAGYSQATQEVARPSEVLVGLSAYVTFIQSLGQFVGLDTARIIRSVLLQQTQPRDAAGEQTLTTIYTNWYLEALLRQASMGAIVLAPTLQAFTTVPREGEPPFSAAEFSDVSEMRALAELIGPYGMKFLSDNLMWHVGSQVTELKKLVNENMDTLVQLRSSSYKPEQMAALLPRLTSTENVLKRMTIIGEILSFRAMAQQGLREVFSHHCPFLMGPIECLTDVVTPDTDIQVTLSIFELASAAGIPCEVDPALVNVLAGSKTDGPSPEEDYKVACLLLVFVAVSLPLLASDPASVYNTEVDGYNNNIHCLAKAIIHVSAALFTVHNKNIETHLKEFLLTDPDVSLSWHPSASCSWARRRTS